GCGGCTTCAAGCAGTTCACCGGCCACTTTCCCATCCGCACTCCGCAGGATTACCAGGGCCACAAAATCCGCACCATGCCCGCTCCGGTGATCCAGGAGCAGTTCAAGGCGTTCGGCGCGACCCCCGCCCAGATCAGCTTCAAGGAACTCTACACGGCCCTTCAGCAGAAGGTCGTCGATGGCCAGGAGAACCCCATCGCAACCATAGCCTCGATGCGCTTTTACGAGGTGCAACCCCACATGACCCTGTCGGACCATGGCTTCCTCGCCTATGCCTTCATGGTCAACAAGCCCCTGCTCGACGGGCTCGCCGAGGACCTGCGCAAGATCCTCGCCGACGCCGCGACCGAGGCCCGCGACTACCAGCGCACCGTTATCGTCGAGGCCGAGGCCAAAAACCTCGAGATCTTCCGCAAGGCCGGCGTCCAGATCATCGAGCTCGACGCCGCGCAACGCCAAGCCTTCGAGACGACCTCCCAGACCGTCCACGAGTGGTACGCCAAGCAGTATGGCGGCGAAACGCTGACCCGCATCAAGGAGGCGGTCGCGGCCGCCGGTTCCCAGTGAGCCACCGTCGCTGAGCGACCCGCGGACCGGCGAGGCACAGGACGAGGCGAACAGCGGGCAGCGATCGTGGTCAAGATGCTCAGGACGTGGGGAGGGTGGATCGACACCACCCTCTCCTATGCGGAGATCGTCTTCATCGGCACGGCGATGGCATTCGCCAGCCTCCTCCTCTTCGTCAATGTCATCCTGCGATATGCTTTTCTGGCCCCCATCTCCTGGGCCGAGGAGCTATCGGTGTACCTCGTGATCTGGATCGTCTTCATCGGCGCGAGCGTCGTCGTGCGCATGCGCGGGCACCTTGCCATCGATCTCGTCCCGAAGATGCTGTCACCGGCGGTCCGCCGCGTGCTCCTGGCCTGGATCCTCCTGATCAATCTCGGGTTCTTCGCCATCTTCATCTACTACAGCGCACTCCACACGCTGCGCGTTTTCGCCTCCGGGCAGACGACCCCGTCGATGGAGGCGCCGATGTGGCTGACCTACCTTGCCATGCCGGTCGGCACGACTCTCATGTTCGTGCGCACGGTCCAGCTGCTCTTCGGCGTCATCTTCGACGAGGAGGTCGAAACGGTTTCGGGGCCACAGGAGTAGGCCGCAAGGCCGCATGCTCGATGACCGGCCCGGCGGGGGCCGATGCAGGGGGGCGCGATGACAACGCTGCTGATCTTCGGCCTCCTTCTGGCCGGTCTCGCACTTTCCATTCCGATCTTCATCGTACTGACCGGCACCACATTCCTCGTCTTCGCCCTCACCTCCCCCATTCCTCTCTCGATCCTGCCGCAACGCGTTTTTGCCGGCCTCGAAAGCTTTCCCCTCCTCGCCATCCCGTTCTTCTTCTACGCCGCCACGATCATGAGTCGCGGCGGCCTTTCACGCCGCCTCATCCGTTTCGTCCAGACCCTGGTCGGTCACCTTCCCGGCGGGCTCGGCATGACCGTCGTGCTCACCTGCATGATCTTCGGCTCGATCACCGGCTCCAGCGCCTCCACCATCGTCGCAGTCGGCTCCACGCTTTATCCGGCCCTGCTCGCGGCCGGCTACACGTCCCGTTTCGCGCTCGGCGCGGTCACCTGCTCGGCCCTCATCGGCATGATCATCCCGCCGAGCAACGCCATGATCATCTACGGTGCCGTGGCCAACGTCTCGATCGGCGCGCTCTTCATGTCGGGCATTGGCGCGGGGCTGGTCTTCACCGTCGCCTACTGCACGTATTGCGTCGGCTGGGCGGTGGCCAACGGTGTGCCCCGCACCCCACGCGCCACGCTCTGCGAGGTCTGGTCGGCCCTGCGCGATGTGTTCTGGGGTCTGGGTCTGCCGGCGATCATTCTGGGCGGCATCTACGGCGGCATCTTCACGGCAACGGAAGCGGCCGCCGTTTCCGTCGTCTACGCCGGCTTCGTCTGCCTCGTCGTCTACCGTGAACTCGACCTCACCGGCCTATGGGAGGTGACCGTCGAGGCCAGCCTCAACTCCGCGCGGATCCTGATCCTCGTCGCCGCGGCGAGTGCGTTTTCCTGGCTGATGACCGTCTCCGGCACCGCGGCTCGGATCGCCTCCCCGATGGCCGGCCTCACGCAGGAGCCCGAGTTGCTCCTCGCATTCGTGAACGGGCTCGCCTTGCTCACGGGCATGTTCATCGACGTCTTCTCGAATATCCTGATCCTCGTGCCGATCATCCTCGGCACCATGACCGCGGCGGGCGTCAGCCCGACCCACCTCGGCATCGTCATGACCGTCAATGTCGACATCGGCAACGTCACCCCGCCCTTCGGCCTCAACCTGTTCGTTGCGAGCGCCACCTTCGACAAGCCTTACCTTACGGTCGTGCACGCCGTGCTGCCTTGGCTGGCGATCGCCATCCTCTGCCTCGCCATCATCACGTATGTTCCCGAGATCTCACTCTGGCTGCCCCGCCAGCTCTATCCCGGGCTGAACTGAAGCCGACCGCGTGCCGCCGGACCGACCGTTTGCAATATCGAGGGCCGCCGTCTAACTAGATCCGGCCAATTCTCGTCAGCCGAGGCCTGCGAACCTCGACCGCAAAGCCTTCTTGCAGTTCGCTCCTCGGTCGCCCGCGAACACCCCCCGCCCCACCTCTCCGACATCGGCCCGCCGACCGTTGCCC
This sequence is a window from Hyphomicrobiales bacterium. Protein-coding genes within it:
- a CDS encoding TRAP transporter small permease subunit translates to MLRTWGGWIDTTLSYAEIVFIGTAMAFASLLLFVNVILRYAFLAPISWAEELSVYLVIWIVFIGASVVVRMRGHLAIDLVPKMLSPAVRRVLLAWILLINLGFFAIFIYYSALHTLRVFASGQTTPSMEAPMWLTYLAMPVGTTLMFVRTVQLLFGVIFDEEVETVSGPQE
- a CDS encoding DctP family TRAP transporter solute-binding subunit, translating into MAGALFGMPDAARAQTLIKLGHDQPESSPHHAAALKWKELVESRSGGRLTVQIFPASVLGSGTQMVEQVQAGALEAAVLPTAWIAPLAPSVSVLDLPFLFPSRQVAYKVIDGPIGGEILAPLAKVNIAGLAFWESGFKQFTGHFPIRTPQDYQGHKIRTMPAPVIQEQFKAFGATPAQISFKELYTALQQKVVDGQENPIATIASMRFYEVQPHMTLSDHGFLAYAFMVNKPLLDGLAEDLRKILADAATEARDYQRTVIVEAEAKNLEIFRKAGVQIIELDAAQRQAFETTSQTVHEWYAKQYGGETLTRIKEAVAAAGSQ
- a CDS encoding TRAP transporter large permease subunit, whose amino-acid sequence is MTTLLIFGLLLAGLALSIPIFIVLTGTTFLVFALTSPIPLSILPQRVFAGLESFPLLAIPFFFYAATIMSRGGLSRRLIRFVQTLVGHLPGGLGMTVVLTCMIFGSITGSSASTIVAVGSTLYPALLAAGYTSRFALGAVTCSALIGMIIPPSNAMIIYGAVANVSIGALFMSGIGAGLVFTVAYCTYCVGWAVANGVPRTPRATLCEVWSALRDVFWGLGLPAIILGGIYGGIFTATEAAAVSVVYAGFVCLVVYRELDLTGLWEVTVEASLNSARILILVAAASAFSWLMTVSGTAARIASPMAGLTQEPELLLAFVNGLALLTGMFIDVFSNILILVPIILGTMTAAGVSPTHLGIVMTVNVDIGNVTPPFGLNLFVASATFDKPYLTVVHAVLPWLAIAILCLAIITYVPEISLWLPRQLYPGLN